The Elusimicrobiota bacterium genome includes a region encoding these proteins:
- the rplV gene encoding 50S ribosomal protein L22, whose product MEATAIARHQRFSPRKVGQVLGLIRGKSVAKAYNILPTVPRAAGIMVFKTLKSAFSNSGAQDPNAMYVKAAWVDNGPVLKRVRPMAMGARGIYKRKTCHVTIKVTDQKPVKK is encoded by the coding sequence ATGGAAGCTACAGCAATTGCAAGACATCAACGTTTCTCGCCTCGGAAGGTAGGTCAGGTTTTGGGGCTTATACGGGGAAAATCCGTGGCCAAGGCCTATAACATATTGCCCACGGTCCCGCGTGCCGCCGGAATTATGGTTTTTAAAACTTTAAAAAGCGCATTTTCTAATTCAGGGGCTCAAGACCCCAATGCCATGTATGTGAAAGCCGCATGGGTGGACAATGGGCCCGTATTGAAGAGAGTTCGCCCCATGGCCATGGGTGCGCGCGGAATTTATAAACGGAAAACTTGTCACGTGACCATCAAGGTGACGGATCAAAAACCGGTTAAAAAATAA